A window of Tautonia plasticadhaerens contains these coding sequences:
- a CDS encoding M2 family metallopeptidase, producing the protein MERITTDRRTVLRLALLAAGGGPMALARAVDAGQESAQDAANAFLSRYVEGWLPLDTASSEAAWVAMTDVSPAHTEEQVEATLTVSRFVGDPEVIRTARALLEQADALDDPTVRQLRKVLLRAAEAPGTIPDVVRERAEAEANQSAIQDGFVYQLDDPQRPEEPITPNGIDRILVESDDLDERRIAWETSKTVGVPLRDGLLRLRDLRNQVARELGYDDFFALQVADYGISVDEMIALCDGFVSTVTPLYEQLHTWAKHRLAGRYGAEAPEGLIPAHWLPNRWGQLWPGLVEGIDLDAPFASKSPEFITEQAERFYVSIGFPGLPRSFYEKSDLYPVPPGSSRKKNSHASAWHIDLEEDVRSLMSIEPDARWFNTAHHELGHIYYYIAYSRPEVPHLLRGGANRAFHEGIGDLIGLAAGQRPYLKEVGLLTPEAEAADPVTFLLDTALDGASIVFLPFSAGLMTHWERDFYAGTIPDDGLNASWWGMKAKYQGIAPPSPRPESFCDPSTKTHINDDPAQYYDYAIGTVIKFQLHDHIARDILGQDPRDCNYYGNKQVGDFLRSILEVGATRDWDTVLREATGSGLSAGAMMSYFEPLNGWLAEQNAGRKVGWS; encoded by the coding sequence ATGGAGCGAATCACGACCGACCGCCGGACGGTCCTCCGCCTGGCCCTGCTCGCCGCCGGGGGCGGACCGATGGCCCTGGCCCGGGCGGTGGACGCCGGGCAGGAGTCGGCCCAGGACGCCGCGAACGCCTTTCTCTCCCGGTACGTCGAGGGCTGGCTGCCGCTGGACACCGCCTCCTCCGAGGCCGCCTGGGTGGCCATGACCGACGTGAGCCCCGCGCACACCGAGGAGCAGGTCGAGGCCACCCTGACCGTCAGCCGGTTCGTCGGCGACCCGGAGGTCATTCGCACGGCGAGGGCGCTGCTGGAGCAGGCCGACGCGCTGGACGACCCGACCGTCCGGCAGCTCCGCAAGGTGCTCCTCCGCGCCGCCGAGGCCCCGGGGACGATCCCGGACGTCGTCCGGGAGCGGGCCGAGGCCGAGGCGAACCAGTCGGCGATCCAGGACGGCTTCGTCTACCAGCTCGACGACCCGCAGCGCCCCGAGGAGCCGATCACCCCCAACGGCATCGACCGCATCCTCGTCGAGTCGGACGACCTGGACGAGCGTCGGATCGCCTGGGAGACCTCGAAGACGGTCGGCGTCCCGCTCCGGGACGGCCTGCTCCGGCTCCGGGACCTGCGCAACCAGGTGGCCCGGGAGCTGGGCTATGACGACTTCTTCGCGCTCCAGGTGGCCGACTACGGGATCTCCGTCGACGAGATGATCGCCCTGTGCGACGGCTTCGTCTCCACCGTGACGCCGCTCTACGAGCAGCTCCACACCTGGGCCAAGCACCGCCTGGCGGGACGGTACGGCGCCGAGGCCCCCGAGGGGCTTATTCCCGCCCACTGGCTGCCGAACCGCTGGGGGCAGCTCTGGCCGGGGCTGGTGGAGGGGATCGACCTGGACGCGCCGTTCGCGTCGAAGTCTCCCGAGTTCATCACCGAGCAGGCCGAGCGGTTCTACGTCTCGATCGGCTTCCCGGGGCTGCCCCGGTCCTTCTACGAGAAGTCGGACCTGTACCCGGTCCCCCCCGGTTCGTCCCGGAAGAAGAACAGCCACGCCAGCGCCTGGCACATCGACCTCGAAGAGGACGTCCGGAGCCTGATGTCGATCGAGCCGGACGCCAGGTGGTTCAACACGGCCCACCATGAACTCGGTCATATCTATTACTACATCGCCTATTCCCGTCCCGAGGTGCCGCACCTGCTCCGGGGTGGGGCCAACCGGGCCTTCCACGAGGGGATCGGCGATTTGATCGGCCTGGCGGCCGGGCAGCGGCCGTACCTGAAGGAGGTGGGGCTCCTCACGCCCGAGGCCGAGGCGGCCGACCCGGTGACCTTCCTGCTCGACACGGCGCTCGACGGCGCCTCGATCGTCTTCCTGCCCTTCTCGGCCGGGCTGATGACCCACTGGGAGCGGGACTTCTACGCCGGGACGATCCCCGACGACGGGCTGAACGCCTCGTGGTGGGGGATGAAGGCGAAGTACCAGGGGATCGCCCCCCCCTCCCCCCGCCCCGAGTCCTTCTGCGACCCGAGCACCAAGACCCACATCAACGACGACCCGGCCCAGTACTACGACTACGCCATCGGCACCGTCATCAAGTTCCAGCTCCACGACCACATCGCCCGGGACATCCTCGGGCAGGACCCCCGGGACTGCAACTACTACGGCAACAAACAGGTGGGAGACTTCCTCCGATCGATCCTCGAAGTCGGCGCCACCCGGGACTGGGATACCGTGCTCCGCGAGGCGACCGGCTCGGGCCTCTCGGCCGGGGCGATGATGAGCTACTTCGAGCCGCTCAACGGCTGGCTCGCCGAGCAGAACGCCGGCCGGAAGGTCGGCTGGTCCTGA
- a CDS encoding RNA polymerase sigma factor, giving the protein MVLQSGAIGDDLAMDDADAAPPTDRPRSPLAEEASDARLVERAREGDEDAFAALVSRYERKLLRVLSRLVHDHELARDLSQETFWRVYNRLDRFDTGRRFGPWLFRVAVNLGVDQLRRRDAPPTTALPIESRRDDDPRGSSPGEVADPDPRPREELAQEVRHVLEQIPVNYRTILVLRDLEGFSSAEVAAIVRRREATVRWRLAKAREQFRRLWERRMQQQDQGGTEPMLPLPLPIDSPSPSSPSPEARHAD; this is encoded by the coding sequence ATGGTCCTGCAATCCGGGGCGATCGGGGACGACCTCGCCATGGACGACGCCGACGCCGCCCCCCCGACCGACCGGCCCCGGTCCCCCCTGGCCGAGGAGGCCAGCGACGCCCGGCTCGTCGAGCGGGCCCGGGAGGGGGACGAGGACGCCTTCGCCGCGCTGGTGTCCCGGTACGAGCGGAAGCTGCTCCGCGTGCTCTCCCGGCTGGTGCACGACCATGAACTGGCCCGGGATCTGTCCCAGGAGACCTTCTGGCGTGTCTATAATCGCCTGGACCGTTTCGACACGGGCCGTCGCTTCGGCCCCTGGCTGTTCCGGGTCGCGGTGAACCTGGGGGTCGACCAGCTCCGCAGGCGAGACGCCCCGCCGACGACCGCCCTGCCGATCGAGTCCCGGCGCGACGACGACCCGCGGGGGAGCTCCCCCGGGGAGGTCGCCGACCCCGACCCCCGACCCCGGGAGGAGCTGGCCCAGGAGGTCCGGCACGTCCTGGAGCAGATCCCCGTCAACTACCGGACGATCCTGGTGCTCCGGGACCTGGAAGGGTTCTCCTCGGCCGAGGTGGCCGCGATCGTCCGACGCCGGGAGGCGACCGTCCGATGGCGGCTGGCCAAGGCCCGGGAGCAGTTCCGGAGGCTCTGGGAGCGCCGGATGCAGCAGCAGGACCAGGGAGGGACCGAGCCGATGTTGCCGTTGCCGTTGCCGATCGATTCCCCGTCCCCGTCGTCCCCCTCCCCGGAGGCCCGCCATGCCGATTAA
- a CDS encoding GNAT family N-acetyltransferase → MLEDSVAPPEDPGPESGPTPADLTPVTARGVAIAPCPEPDQAEALEVLYRRLPSAMRPGTIAALLRQVEAGQLDLSGLWVARRRGRIAGAMLTQVLAGRAAAIWPPEVERGWGSGTLASDLVRSALDSYRARGIRLAQALVDRQALGRPGVDLARGGLPYVTDLIYLGRPTAGPQPVPPGVPELRWEDFGPENREEFARTLERTYGGSLDMPELGGLRTLDDVLEGHRARGHFDPARWRLGRLERGAGPGADPGPVAVLMLSAGEPRTWEVSYLGLVPEARGRGLGVATLAHALDRARPDADRIELAVDVRNAPAEALYRRCGFTPFERRGVHLAILDDSDGAPG, encoded by the coding sequence ATGTTGGAGGATTCGGTCGCCCCACCCGAGGATCCGGGGCCGGAGTCGGGGCCGACGCCGGCCGATCTCACCCCCGTGACCGCCCGGGGAGTGGCCATCGCCCCGTGCCCGGAACCGGACCAGGCCGAGGCGCTCGAGGTGCTCTACCGGCGGCTCCCCTCGGCGATGCGGCCGGGCACGATCGCCGCGCTGCTGAGGCAGGTCGAGGCCGGCCAGCTCGACCTCTCCGGCCTCTGGGTCGCCCGGCGTCGGGGCCGGATCGCCGGGGCGATGCTCACCCAGGTCCTCGCCGGCCGGGCCGCGGCGATCTGGCCGCCGGAAGTCGAGCGCGGCTGGGGGAGCGGCACCCTGGCGTCGGACCTGGTCCGGTCGGCCCTGGACTCCTACCGGGCCCGGGGGATCCGGCTGGCCCAGGCCCTCGTCGATCGCCAGGCCCTGGGCCGCCCCGGCGTCGACCTCGCCCGAGGCGGCTTGCCTTATGTGACCGACCTCATCTACCTCGGCCGCCCAACCGCCGGCCCCCAACCCGTCCCCCCGGGAGTCCCCGAGCTGCGCTGGGAGGACTTCGGGCCGGAGAACCGGGAGGAGTTCGCCCGGACCCTGGAGCGGACCTACGGGGGGAGCCTCGACATGCCCGAGCTGGGGGGGCTCCGCACGCTGGACGACGTGCTCGAAGGGCACCGCGCCCGGGGCCACTTCGACCCGGCTCGCTGGCGGCTCGGCCGCCTGGAGCGGGGGGCGGGCCCGGGCGCGGATCCGGGCCCCGTGGCGGTGCTGATGCTCTCGGCGGGGGAGCCGAGGACGTGGGAGGTGTCCTACCTCGGCCTCGTCCCCGAGGCGAGGGGTCGGGGGCTCGGGGTGGCGACGCTGGCCCACGCCCTGGACCGGGCCCGGCCCGACGCCGACCGGATCGAGCTGGCCGTCGACGTCCGCAACGCCCCGGCCGAGGCCCTCTACCGCCGTTGCGGATTCACCCCGTTCGAGCGCCGGGGGGTGCACCTCGCCATCCTCGACGACTCGGACGGCGCCCCGGGGTGA
- the phoU gene encoding phosphate signaling complex protein PhoU, which produces MTTEPGSEPGRNGERSCLNRHLVRDLEVLWGEVLKLSAVVEGSLRSSVQALCAGKLELADEVKAEEPTINHWQVSIERECLRVLALHQPVASDLRRVTSALKVSNDLERMGDLAAHIAKRARKLARRPEPVSLPPQMEYLAVEALGQVRDALDALTRADAELARSVIQSDHQVDQRRGLILKQLKASIRSDPARVTTWLHLINTARNLERVADHATNIAETVVYLKEGVIVRRPDTKGVAESA; this is translated from the coding sequence ATGACGACCGAACCGGGAAGCGAGCCTGGACGAAATGGGGAACGATCCTGCCTGAATCGCCACCTGGTGCGCGACCTGGAGGTGCTCTGGGGCGAGGTCTTGAAACTTTCAGCCGTCGTCGAGGGCTCGCTCCGGTCCAGCGTCCAGGCCCTCTGCGCGGGCAAGCTCGAGCTGGCCGACGAGGTCAAGGCCGAGGAGCCGACGATCAACCACTGGCAGGTGAGCATCGAGCGCGAGTGCCTCCGGGTGCTCGCCCTGCACCAGCCGGTGGCCTCGGACCTCCGCCGGGTGACCTCGGCCCTGAAGGTCAGCAACGACCTGGAACGCATGGGGGACCTGGCCGCCCACATCGCCAAGCGCGCGAGGAAGCTCGCCCGACGGCCCGAGCCGGTATCGCTGCCCCCCCAGATGGAATACCTCGCCGTCGAGGCGCTCGGCCAGGTCCGCGACGCGCTGGACGCCCTCACCCGGGCCGACGCCGAGCTGGCCCGGAGCGTCATCCAGAGCGACCATCAGGTCGACCAGCGCCGGGGGCTGATCCTCAAGCAGCTCAAGGCCTCCATCCGGAGCGACCCGGCGCGGGTCACCACCTGGCTGCACCTGATCAACACCGCCCGCAACCTCGAGCGGGTCGCCGACCACGCCACCAACATCGCCGAGACGGTCGTCTACCTCAAGGAAGGCGTCATCGTCCGACGGCCCGACACCAAGGGCGTCGCCGAGTCGGCCTGA